Proteins encoded by one window of Bacillota bacterium:
- a CDS encoding PadR family transcriptional regulator, with product MDDKIIRELKRGTLEMVLLSLLSERQQYGYQLVSAIAERSDGLLTLAEGSLYPVLYRLEDAGLIEARWETQGRGVPRKYYCVTELGKENLAAQKGQWQALVVAMEKLLGGGS from the coding sequence TTGGATGACAAGATTATCCGCGAACTGAAGCGGGGCACTTTGGAGATGGTATTGCTGAGCTTGCTCAGTGAGCGGCAACAATACGGCTATCAATTGGTGAGCGCCATTGCTGAGCGCAGCGACGGTCTGCTGACATTGGCCGAGGGTAGTCTCTATCCAGTGCTTTATCGCTTAGAGGACGCCGGCCTGATTGAGGCTCGCTGGGAGACCCAGGGGCGGGGTGTGCCCCGGAAGTATTATTGTGTAACTGAACTCGGCAAAGAAAATTTAGCTGCCCAAAAGGGCCAATGGCAGGCCTTAGTGGTGGCAATGGAAAAATTGCTTGGAGGTGGCTCTTGA
- a CDS encoding thioredoxin family protein has protein sequence MIAKVLGGGCRNCHVLAERVEQAAKELGLEVTIEKVTDIKDIMEYDIMMTPGLVLDEKVVLSGKVPSVAELKELLQ, from the coding sequence GTGATTGCGAAAGTTTTAGGCGGCGGGTGCAGGAATTGTCATGTGCTGGCGGAACGAGTTGAGCAGGCAGCCAAAGAATTGGGTCTTGAAGTTACAATTGAGAAGGTTACTGATATCAAAGATATCATGGAATACGATATAATGATGACCCCGGGATTGGTCCTGGATGAGAAGGTCGTGCTTTCGGGCAAAGTTCCGTCGGTGGCGGAGCTAAAAGAACTTCTGCAATAG